In Cryptomeria japonica chromosome 10, Sugi_1.0, whole genome shotgun sequence, a genomic segment contains:
- the LOC131859612 gene encoding UPF0481 protein At3g47200-like, giving the protein MEGESNTGAVKIDIHENGKGESKSTIQDEERECPLEGDSEAKARTDHVKGSNSYVNNEENTETAQIDISVGKQNGERECLFEWKSKGESWIDHVKHKYVAKEDRRRKSSPDVSIYRVPESIKKTKRDAYDPLVVFLGPFHHNKHQQLTAMDEYKLQAVHRTMERLHGKTIEDLVSMVRELEEKIRDCYEDSAIECDGDTLAWIMTMDSCFLLEFLRMGLPNSSLIFQRERRWNIKRREMESDILKLENQIPFIVLRMIADMVYGSGAVRALAGQLSSIGGYFQGYPFTFGDYDAAQLPILIERNPCHLLDLSRQVIADFFTKSVSNPESPDFLSIYDSGSEPAIPAKCCARFRGACWTAVSSCLPPSRASSEVQYASLIPSAERLHRAGIKLEASVEGNVDFKRRLFRSSTLSVPQILVEDDTEILLRNLVAFEECQMHDDSPIKRVISSNMWIMDQLINSKEDVQLLERVDIIKNYLGTEDEVAKLFNNLCIGITSTDDISTNISGRSKGWGDIRELCRESEDLRQMSKEFQEYRCPNTWYIVSFVVAGVLFVMTLLQTIYTMKSYFQSQ; this is encoded by the coding sequence ATGGAAGGGGAAAGCAACACAGGGGCTGTTAAAATAGATATCCATGAAAATGGTAAAGGTGAATCAAAAAGTACAATCCAAGATGAAGAGAGGGAATGCCCGTTGGAAGGGGACAGTGAAGCCAAAGCAAGGACTGATCATGTTAAAGGTAGCAATTCTTATGTGAATAACGAAGAAAATACAGAGACTGCTCAAATAGACATCAGTGTAGGTAAACAAAATGGAGAGAGGGAATGCCTGTTTGAATGGAAGAGCAAAGGTGAATCATGGATTGATCATGTCAAACATAAGTATGTAGCTAAAGAGGACCGCAGACGAAAATCATCTCCTGATGTGTCTATATATCGTGTGCCTGAATCCATAAAGAAAACCAAACGAGATGCTTATGATCCCCTGGTTGTATTTCTTGGACCTTTTCATCACAATAAACATCAGCAGCTGACTGCAATGGATGAATATAAGCTTCAAGCAGTACACAGAACCATGGAAAGGCTGCATGGTAAGACCATAGAAGATTTAGTCTCAATGGTTCGAGAGCTAGAGGAAAAGATCAGAGATTGCTATGAAGATTCAGCCATTGAATGTGATGGAGATACGCTTGCCTGGATAATGACCATGGATTCATGCTTCCTTCTCGAATTCCTTCGAATGGGCTTACCCAATTCCAGTCTTATTTTCCAGCGCGAACGACGTTGGAACATTAAAAGGCGAGAGATGGAATCAGACATTTTGAAGCTGGAAAATCAGATTCCTTTCATCGTTCTGAGAATGATAGCAGACATGGTCTATGGGTCTGGAGCAGTGAGGGCCTTAGCAGGTCAATTAAGCAGCATCGGCGGGTATTTTCAAGGTTATCCGTTTACATTCGGAGATTACGATGCAGCTCAACTACCCATCCTTATTGAAAGAAACCCATGCCATCTTTTAGATTTGTCAAGACAGGTGATCGCAGATTTCTTTACAAAATCTGTTTCTAATCCCGAGTCTCCTGATTTCTTGTCAATATATGATTCTGGTAGTGAGCCTGCTATACCAGCTAAATGTTGTGCTCGTTTTAGAGGGGCATGTTGGACGGCTGTATCAAGTTGTCTGCCACCATCTCGTGCATCTTCTGAAGTACAATATGCAAGCTTGATACCTTCAGCAGAAAGGTTGCACAGAGCTGGAATTAAATTGGAGGCATCCGTTGAAGGAAATGTCGATTTTAAACGCAGACTTTTCCGAAGCAGTACACTTTCTGTCCCTCAAATCCTTGTTGAGGACGACACGGAAATACTTCTAAGAAACCTGGTGGCTTTTGAAGAGTGTCAAATGCACGACGATTCTCCAATTAAGCGAGTAATTTCTAGCAACATGTGGATAATGGATCAACTAATTAACTCCAAAGAGGATGTTCAGCTGCTCGAGAGAGTTGACATTATCAAAAATTATCTGGGGACTGAAGATGAAGTGGCTAAATTATTCAATAATTTGTGCATCGGAATCACCAGCACTGATGATATTTCGACAAATATTAGCGGACGTTCCAAAGGCTGGGGGGATATTAGAGAACTTTGTAGAGAGAGTGAGGACTTGAGGCAGATGAGTAAAGAGTTCCAAGAGTACCGTTGCCCAAACACGTGGTATATTGTCTCTTTTGTGGTAGCTGGAGTACTATTCGTAATGACCCTTTTGCAAACCATCTATACTATGAAAAGTTATTTTCAATCCCAGTAA